Proteins from a single region of Anaerolineae bacterium:
- a CDS encoding IS1 family transposase → MVWERSTEALQAMLDRNPQARRYYSDDFSTYHTLVYYPGRHQALTDKSQTYSVEADNAELRHYLARLARKSRCFSRCIHALWRSIKLFVFAWNRRQLFKRQFPAYPAHLKDFVYP, encoded by the coding sequence GTGGTCTGGGAAAGGAGCACAGAGGCGCTGCAAGCCATGCTCGACCGTAATCCTCAGGCCCGGCGGTATTATTCGGACGACTTCTCAACCTATCACACACTGGTGTACTATCCCGGTCGTCATCAGGCCCTGACCGACAAGAGCCAGACCTATTCCGTTGAAGCGGACAATGCTGAACTCCGTCACTATCTGGCGCGACTGGCGCGTAAGTCGCGTTGCTTTTCTCGGTGCATTCACGCCCTCTGGCGTTCCATCAAGTTGTTTGTGTTTGCCTGGAATCGCCGCCAGTTATTCAAACGCCAGTTCCCGGCTTACCCGGCTCACCTGAAAGATTTCGTGTATCCTTGA